In Aedes albopictus strain Foshan chromosome 3, AalbF5, whole genome shotgun sequence, the following are encoded in one genomic region:
- the LOC134291787 gene encoding uncharacterized protein LOC134291787, with protein sequence MDLESHCMMCDRPDNADDLVQCDKCDGYVHFTCGDVSDSIADTNRSFTCQRCIEKLEAITVSSHQSSRRSSSATRSSMSAARLTLRLQQLESERQTRLQELEDAEKFQRLRRQIEADFEKQKLETLEAQLLAEEENRSVRSRVSSRIVRENTSKWIGTTRQSVGPEATLATVSVSNPVPDDDQTRDQGEFQLQASESGVKPDKSTQPTGVSTGIPSAEDRAVPHRVVVQPEDLQSHSSVQHNPAVFETTCNVVIQNENPSRPVSTVASKQLGATSSSQPRCAVAYADVGLEVTQTVPSTESGPAAASMTRCSSGASNIVDARALELSTAQKHVGNQVRNRISSPNVRLQTIVESVQTSTPKPRLVAGDPGHFESQLGSRSKLISHARSANQGFLQNVLPGQTAPVGDPPPESNASISVNFPGQVQFSKSNLSKTMATSGSQCIETKSSGCVQPSRNKQCVERSSYNSIPPSCSENHHPVIEKQTNASMQSISENQNTVSDHPHPVQRTSYRLPQRDQAVLRPPPGYERFMAKPTVAPQQLWATQDYQQPESRPSNTCGSQEGFSANLSALPLSSRVGNPFGSVNRRTGPTAEQLAARQVIPKELPIFSGDPQDWPLFFSSFNNSTEACGFNDAENLARLQKCLRGHALESVRSRLLIPESVPYVMSMLERLFGRPEVIIHSLLKRMREIPSPKSDDLKSLIKFGMGVGNLVEHMILADQRQHKQPDAAAGNGGQTSPRPKTTMGVSQAELPNCRLVSIQ encoded by the coding sequence TACATGCGGCGATGTTAGCGACTCGATTGCCGATACAAATCGGAGTTTCACCTGCCAGAGGTGCATCGAGAAACTGGAGGCCATTACCGTTTCATCACACCAGTCCAGTAGACGATCTAGCTCGGCTACCCGCAGTAGCATGAGCGCCGCCCGTTTGACGCTGCGCTTGCAACAGCTGGAATCAGAACGGCAAACCCGGCTGCAGGAGTTAGAAGATGCTGAAAAGTTTCAGCGTTTACGCAGGCAGATAGAGGCTGACTTCGAGAAGCAGAAGCTCGAAACACTCGAAGCCCAGCTTCTGGCAGAGGAGGAAAACCGTAGTGTTAGGAGCAGAGTAAGCTCCAGGATCGTCCGAGAAAACACTAGTAAGTGGATTGGAACAACCAGGCAGTCGGTGGGCCCAGAAGCCACCTTGGCCACCGTTTCAGTATCCAATCCTGTTCCTGACGACGATCAAACCCGTGACCAAGGAGAATTCCAGCTTCAAGCGTCGGAGAGCGGTGTCAAACCTGATAAATCGACCCAACCAACTGGGGTTTCTACCGGAATACCAAGTGCCGAGGACAGAGCTGTTCCTCATCGAGTCGTCGTTCAGCCAGAAGATTTGCAGTCCCACTCTTCCGTACAGCACAACCCAGCGGTCTTCGAAACAACGTGCAACGTAGTGATCCAGAACGAAAACCCATCAAGGCCAGTCTCCACGGTAGCGAGCAAGCAGCTCGGAGCAACAAGTTCATCGCAACCGCGGTGTGCAGTAGCCTATGCCGACGTTGGACTAGAGGTAACACAAACCGTACCTTCAACAGAATCAGGCCCAGCAGCCGCATCGATGACCAGATGTAGCTCCGGTGCGTCGAACATCGTGGATGCCCGTGCTCTCGAATTGTCTACGGCGCAGAAGCACGTAGGAAATCAGGTCAGAAATAGAATTAGTTCCCCTAATGTCAGGCTGCAAACAATTGTAGAATCTGTTCAAACCAGCACACCAAAACCACGGTTAGTAGCAGGAGATCCAGGCCACTTTGAATCTCAGTTAGGGTCTAGAAGTAAGCTCATAAGTCATGCTAGGTCAGCAAACCAGGGTTTTTTGCAAAATGTCCTCCCTGGTCAAACCGCACCAGTTGGCGACCCTCCCCCTGAATCCAATGCATCAATATCAGTCAATTTTCCGGGGCAGGTGCAATTTTCGAAGTCAAATCTGTCTAAAACCATGGCGACGTCGGGGAGCCAGTGTATCGAAACGAAATCGTCGGGATGCGTGCAACCATCGCGAAACAAGCAGTGTGTCGAGAGAAGTTCCTACAATTCTATTCCACCGTCGTGCAGTGAAAATCACCATCCCGTAATCGAGAAGCAAACAAACGCGTCAATGCAGTCAATTAGTGAAAACCAAAACACAGTGTCAGATCATCCTCATCCAGTACAACGAACCAGTTATCGACTCCCCCAGCGGGACCAAGCAGTACTACGACCACCTCCGGGATATGAGAGGTTTATGGCTAAGCCAACAGTTGCACCCCAACAACTGTGGGCGACGCAGGATTATCAGCAACCAGAATCACGACCTTCAAATACCTGTGGATCTCAGGAAGGGTTTTCAGCGAATCTATCAGCACTGCCGTTATCATCTAGGGTTGGAAACCCATTCGGGTCGGTAAATAGACGAACTGGACCCACAGCCGAGCAATTAGCTGCACGCCAAGTCATTCCAAAGGAGTTGCCGATATTCTCAGGAGATCCACAGGATTGGCCTCTATTCTTCAGCTCGTTCAACAACTCGACCGAAGCATGCGGATTCAACGACGCCGAGAACCTGGCAAGGCTTCAGAAGTGTCTTCGAGGGCACGCTCTGGAGAGTGTTCGGAGCCGTCTACTGATTCCCGAGTCCGTGCCATATGTGATGTCTATGCTGGAACGTCTCTTCGGTAGGCCGGAGGTCATAATCCATTCCTTGTTGAAACGAATGCGAGAAATCCCTTCACCCAAAAGCGATGATCTTAAAAGCCTCATAAAGTTTGGGATGGGAGTGGGTAACTTGGTAGAGCACATGATTCTCGCAGATCAGCGGCAGCATAAGCAACCCGATGCTGCTGCAGGAAATGGTGGACAGACTTCCCCCAGGCCTAAAACTACAATGGGCGTCTCACAAGCGGAGTTACCAAACTGTAGACTTGTCAGTATTCAATGA